The following are encoded in a window of Panicum virgatum strain AP13 chromosome 5N, P.virgatum_v5, whole genome shotgun sequence genomic DNA:
- the LOC120672354 gene encoding protein decapping 5-like isoform X2, which translates to MAAEAPPSAASASSVSAPRPPAASGSGGGAAASPESYIGSLISLTSKSEIRYEGVLYNINTEESSIGLRNVRSFGTEGRKKDGMQIPASDKVYEYILFRGSDIKDLQVKSSPPPPPPPQAASLHNDPAIIQSHYSQPASTSSLPSAGGTVVPDLSSQAAQYGLQRPSFQSILPLYQPGNTPWGSSVAPQAGNASTLSVPSMYWQGYYGHSSGLPPHLQPPPFLQPTPGLSVPQNLQYPSLPSGLQKLSELQPSLMPPVTSQGSSSGILPATTAPASATLLAPESSKPLLPNMGSLFAPPVTSLGATFPFPSQPTSTAETSAMSQNLNSLGSSKAAVLPGSTLAYQTVSQSVSSTVAPSSSSQVEMPVPLLAPSGQLLQNTASMLSSSHSMQTPLQMGSKESKPVEPKAKVAEPLLPDPLLPDPPSRALPENKEPILPLPKQTPQKYNGSGSHNHHNFRGRGRGRGSAFSQSVTAFTEEFDFTAMNEKFNKDEVWGHLGKKSQSRDKDGEMGGDVFDEDLEVVETENPELAVKPVYVKDDFFDSLSSGTFGRGGGPNGRGKFSERRRVDTETFGEFPRHRQPYRGGARGYRGGGRSRGGYYGGRGYGNIGQGGYGNMGTGGPGNSYPHRGGAYGRD; encoded by the exons atggcggctgaagcgccaccgtcggcggcgtcTGCCTCCTCCGTGtcggccccgcggccgccggccgcgtccggctccggtggcggggcggcggcgtccccggaGTCGTACATCGGGAGCCTCATCAGCCTGACCTCCAAGAGCGAGATCAGGTACGAGGGCGTCCTCTACAACATCAACACCGAAGAGTCCAGCATCGGCCTGCGCAACG TGCGGTCATTTGGGACTGAAGGCAGGAAGAAAGATGGAATGCAGATTCCTGCTAGCGACAAAGTTTATGAGTACATCCTCTTTCGGGGAAGTGATATCAAG GATCTGCAAGTTAAGTcatctccaccaccaccaccgccaccacaagcAGCTTCCCTGCACAACGATCCTGCCATAATCCAG TCACATTATTCCCAACCAGCATCAACTTCAAGTTTGCCTTCAGCTGGGGGTACAGTTGTACCAGACCTCAGCTCCCAGGCAGCTCAATATGGGCTTCAGAGGCCAAGTTTTCAGAGTATTCTTCCGCTGTATCAACCAGGGAACACTCCATGGGGATCTTCAGTGGCGCCTCAGGCAGGAAATGCTTCCACACTTTCAGTTCCCTCAATGTATTGGCAAGGATACTATGGGCATTCAAGTGGACTGCCACCTCATTTGCAGCCACCTCCTTTTCTTCAGCCCACACCAGGATTGTCGGTTCCTCAGAATCTCCAATATCCTTCTTTGCCATCTGGGCTGCAAAAGCTGTCGGAACTCCAACCCTCATTGATGCCACCTGTTACTAGTCAAGGTTCTTCATCAGGTATCCTGCCTGCTACAACAGCTCCTGCTTCTGCTACCTTATTAGCTCCAGAAAGTTCAAAGCCTCTTCTGCCGAACATGGGATCGTTGTTTGCTCCTCCTGTGACATCTCTTGGTGCCACTTTTCCTTTTCCAAGCCAGCCAACTTCCACGGCTGAAACTAGTGCAATGTCACAGAACTTAAATTCTTTGGGTAGCAGCAAGGCTGCTGTTCTTCCAGGCTCAACACTGGCATACCAAACTGTATCTCAGTCTGTTTCTTCGACTGTTGCCCCATCTAGCTCGTCCCAAGTGGAGATGCCTGTGCCTTTGTTAGCACCATCAGGTCAGCTATTGCAGAACACTGCATCCATGCTTTCATCCTCGCACTCCATGCAGACACCTTTACAGATGGGCAGCAAAGAATCAAAGCCAGTTGAGCCTAAGGCAAAAGTTGCAGAACCACTGCTACCTGACCCTTTGCTACCTGATCCACCATCACGTGCTCTGCCTGAAAATAAGGAGCCTATATTACCATTGCCGAAACAAACGCCTCAAAAG TACAACGGATCTGGTTCACACAACCACCACAACTTCAGGGGCCGTGGAAGGGGTAGAGGAAGTGCG TTTTCACAGTCTGTGACAGCATTTACTGAAGAATTTGATTTCACGGCCATGAATGAGAAGTTCAACAAAGACGAAGTCTGGGGTCATCTTGGTAAGAAATCCCAGTCAAGGGATAAGGATGGTGAGATGGGAGGTGATGTTTTTGATGAAGATTTGGAGGTTGTGGAAACAGAAAACCCAGAGTTGGCTGTCAAG CCTGTTTATGTCAAGGACGACTTTTTCGATTCCCTCTCTAGTGGAACATTTGGACGTGGAGGAGGGCCAAATGGAAGGGGCAAGTTTTCAGAAAGGCGGAGAGTTGACACAGAG ACGTTTGGTGAGTTTCCAAGGCATCGGCAGCCCTATCGTGGTGGTGCCCGTGGTTACCGTGGTGGTGGCCGTTCCCGTGGTGGGTACTATGGTGGCAGAGGCTACGGGAACATTGGGCAGGGTGGCTATGGAAACATGGGCACAGGTGGCCCTGGAAATTCGTATCCTCACCGTGGTGGGGCGTATGGGAGAGATTGA
- the LOC120672354 gene encoding protein decapping 5-like isoform X1 has product MAAEAPPSAASASSVSAPRPPAASGSGGGAAASPESYIGSLISLTSKSEIRYEGVLYNINTEESSIGLRNVRSFGTEGRKKDGMQIPASDKVYEYILFRGSDIKDLQVKSSPPPPPPPQAASLHNDPAIIQQSHYSQPASTSSLPSAGGTVVPDLSSQAAQYGLQRPSFQSILPLYQPGNTPWGSSVAPQAGNASTLSVPSMYWQGYYGHSSGLPPHLQPPPFLQPTPGLSVPQNLQYPSLPSGLQKLSELQPSLMPPVTSQGSSSGILPATTAPASATLLAPESSKPLLPNMGSLFAPPVTSLGATFPFPSQPTSTAETSAMSQNLNSLGSSKAAVLPGSTLAYQTVSQSVSSTVAPSSSSQVEMPVPLLAPSGQLLQNTASMLSSSHSMQTPLQMGSKESKPVEPKAKVAEPLLPDPLLPDPPSRALPENKEPILPLPKQTPQKYNGSGSHNHHNFRGRGRGRGSAFSQSVTAFTEEFDFTAMNEKFNKDEVWGHLGKKSQSRDKDGEMGGDVFDEDLEVVETENPELAVKPVYVKDDFFDSLSSGTFGRGGGPNGRGKFSERRRVDTETFGEFPRHRQPYRGGARGYRGGGRSRGGYYGGRGYGNIGQGGYGNMGTGGPGNSYPHRGGAYGRD; this is encoded by the exons atggcggctgaagcgccaccgtcggcggcgtcTGCCTCCTCCGTGtcggccccgcggccgccggccgcgtccggctccggtggcggggcggcggcgtccccggaGTCGTACATCGGGAGCCTCATCAGCCTGACCTCCAAGAGCGAGATCAGGTACGAGGGCGTCCTCTACAACATCAACACCGAAGAGTCCAGCATCGGCCTGCGCAACG TGCGGTCATTTGGGACTGAAGGCAGGAAGAAAGATGGAATGCAGATTCCTGCTAGCGACAAAGTTTATGAGTACATCCTCTTTCGGGGAAGTGATATCAAG GATCTGCAAGTTAAGTcatctccaccaccaccaccgccaccacaagcAGCTTCCCTGCACAACGATCCTGCCATAATCCAG CAGTCACATTATTCCCAACCAGCATCAACTTCAAGTTTGCCTTCAGCTGGGGGTACAGTTGTACCAGACCTCAGCTCCCAGGCAGCTCAATATGGGCTTCAGAGGCCAAGTTTTCAGAGTATTCTTCCGCTGTATCAACCAGGGAACACTCCATGGGGATCTTCAGTGGCGCCTCAGGCAGGAAATGCTTCCACACTTTCAGTTCCCTCAATGTATTGGCAAGGATACTATGGGCATTCAAGTGGACTGCCACCTCATTTGCAGCCACCTCCTTTTCTTCAGCCCACACCAGGATTGTCGGTTCCTCAGAATCTCCAATATCCTTCTTTGCCATCTGGGCTGCAAAAGCTGTCGGAACTCCAACCCTCATTGATGCCACCTGTTACTAGTCAAGGTTCTTCATCAGGTATCCTGCCTGCTACAACAGCTCCTGCTTCTGCTACCTTATTAGCTCCAGAAAGTTCAAAGCCTCTTCTGCCGAACATGGGATCGTTGTTTGCTCCTCCTGTGACATCTCTTGGTGCCACTTTTCCTTTTCCAAGCCAGCCAACTTCCACGGCTGAAACTAGTGCAATGTCACAGAACTTAAATTCTTTGGGTAGCAGCAAGGCTGCTGTTCTTCCAGGCTCAACACTGGCATACCAAACTGTATCTCAGTCTGTTTCTTCGACTGTTGCCCCATCTAGCTCGTCCCAAGTGGAGATGCCTGTGCCTTTGTTAGCACCATCAGGTCAGCTATTGCAGAACACTGCATCCATGCTTTCATCCTCGCACTCCATGCAGACACCTTTACAGATGGGCAGCAAAGAATCAAAGCCAGTTGAGCCTAAGGCAAAAGTTGCAGAACCACTGCTACCTGACCCTTTGCTACCTGATCCACCATCACGTGCTCTGCCTGAAAATAAGGAGCCTATATTACCATTGCCGAAACAAACGCCTCAAAAG TACAACGGATCTGGTTCACACAACCACCACAACTTCAGGGGCCGTGGAAGGGGTAGAGGAAGTGCG TTTTCACAGTCTGTGACAGCATTTACTGAAGAATTTGATTTCACGGCCATGAATGAGAAGTTCAACAAAGACGAAGTCTGGGGTCATCTTGGTAAGAAATCCCAGTCAAGGGATAAGGATGGTGAGATGGGAGGTGATGTTTTTGATGAAGATTTGGAGGTTGTGGAAACAGAAAACCCAGAGTTGGCTGTCAAG CCTGTTTATGTCAAGGACGACTTTTTCGATTCCCTCTCTAGTGGAACATTTGGACGTGGAGGAGGGCCAAATGGAAGGGGCAAGTTTTCAGAAAGGCGGAGAGTTGACACAGAG ACGTTTGGTGAGTTTCCAAGGCATCGGCAGCCCTATCGTGGTGGTGCCCGTGGTTACCGTGGTGGTGGCCGTTCCCGTGGTGGGTACTATGGTGGCAGAGGCTACGGGAACATTGGGCAGGGTGGCTATGGAAACATGGGCACAGGTGGCCCTGGAAATTCGTATCCTCACCGTGGTGGGGCGTATGGGAGAGATTGA